In Corynebacterium aquatimens, one genomic interval encodes:
- a CDS encoding DUF1707 SHOCT-like domain-containing protein, whose amino-acid sequence MTKPYKPDSSSRDIRLSDLERSEALADLSFALGEGRLDQDEFDRRCEEVYEATTKGDLEPLFKDLPIPEPQPNPLVKPVSGSVPGRALEPLYSKGELTKAHASGQNIRLGLLGLGSVGSLVPATIFAGAFGADFFLGLPMLVIPTLYILLYVMKVGPSSWYTPSPAQIERQRLRELRAAQRMDQERRRNERKELTDQITGDALQIAHKTINRFKK is encoded by the coding sequence GTGACCAAGCCTTATAAGCCTGATTCATCATCCAGGGATATTCGTCTGTCAGATCTGGAGAGATCTGAGGCGCTAGCTGACTTAAGCTTTGCGCTCGGTGAAGGCCGCCTGGATCAAGATGAGTTTGATCGCAGGTGTGAAGAAGTTTACGAGGCGACCACTAAAGGAGACCTCGAACCTCTTTTCAAAGACCTGCCGATCCCAGAGCCACAGCCCAACCCCCTGGTTAAACCGGTGTCCGGTTCAGTGCCTGGCCGCGCGCTCGAGCCGTTGTATAGCAAGGGCGAGCTGACGAAGGCGCATGCGAGCGGGCAGAACATCCGGTTGGGTTTGCTTGGTTTGGGTTCGGTCGGCTCATTGGTGCCCGCGACGATTTTCGCTGGTGCTTTTGGTGCAGATTTCTTCCTGGGTCTGCCGATGCTGGTCATCCCCACTCTGTACATACTCTTGTATGTCATGAAAGTGGGGCCCTCGAGTTGGTATACACCGAGCCCGGCCCAGATTGAACGGCAGCGGCTTCGGGAGCTTAGGGCCGCGCAACGTATGGACCAGGAACGTCGGCGAAACGAACGTAAAGAATTGACCGATCAGATAACCGGGGACGCGTTGCAGATTGCGCACAAGACGATAAACCGATTCAAGAAGTAG
- a CDS encoding HNH endonuclease signature motif containing protein: MTTKGRGGGGGSTFVGTPEPYFSIERFDDERVASGHILREAEYALFSCYAEQGFGVWDMDVEIATLQRDTGMNKWAVTRGILGYSRLQDLPMLKELQEESKLLDTTRLAAIDTVCSELGNGVDVEVWFEIDGFLVDLFTPNAPNQIFPGTGTIYYQLRRRIGEIDPGVRYDEKRRKKREKQAEGKATLSYIRRAGGKTLEYSSDAATMSAVQAFIEETARENDISLADATTALLTGALVPPVQVTLYGYVPTTAPENGGNPIEGAPVFFPDSGWTDPHGLASLDEMGGLDGARIIPLDPVAEQETTSYRPTTAMIALCAGRDGTCLWPGCSKPAQRCQLDHRIPFDEGGRTTPSNLFSLCQHHHNVKTDRRAHYIVDPETREVVWLFDDGTYALTHLEGFIGDQLTPRNPRWRRSLDDIKVSRRHAAQFFAKAHTIADQIDDAYDAGEDPAELFAQLRDLEEEYGIAFDIQLVRPPF; the protein is encoded by the coding sequence ATGACGACAAAAGGTCGTGGCGGTGGCGGTGGATCAACGTTTGTGGGTACACCTGAGCCGTATTTCAGTATTGAGCGCTTCGACGATGAGCGTGTAGCTTCAGGGCACATTCTGCGGGAGGCGGAATACGCATTGTTTTCCTGCTACGCGGAACAAGGTTTCGGCGTGTGGGACATGGATGTAGAAATAGCTACCTTGCAGCGTGATACGGGCATGAACAAATGGGCCGTTACACGCGGGATTCTGGGGTATTCACGCCTGCAGGATTTACCCATGCTCAAAGAGCTTCAGGAGGAATCGAAGCTGCTTGATACCACTCGCCTCGCAGCCATCGATACCGTCTGCAGTGAATTGGGCAACGGTGTGGATGTAGAGGTCTGGTTTGAGATTGACGGTTTCCTGGTGGACCTGTTCACCCCTAACGCCCCGAACCAGATCTTCCCTGGGACGGGCACCATCTACTATCAGTTGCGCCGCCGAATCGGAGAGATAGATCCCGGCGTGCGTTATGACGAGAAGCGGCGTAAGAAGCGTGAGAAACAGGCTGAGGGTAAAGCGACTCTCTCCTATATTCGACGTGCTGGCGGTAAAACCCTCGAGTATTCATCCGATGCGGCCACCATGTCAGCAGTTCAGGCATTCATTGAAGAGACAGCACGAGAGAACGATATCTCTCTCGCCGACGCCACGACTGCGCTGTTGACGGGCGCGCTTGTACCGCCAGTACAAGTCACGTTGTACGGTTACGTGCCCACCACCGCTCCGGAAAACGGCGGCAACCCGATTGAAGGAGCGCCCGTCTTCTTCCCTGATTCCGGGTGGACTGATCCCCACGGGCTGGCTTCACTCGACGAAATGGGTGGGCTCGACGGTGCACGGATCATCCCTCTTGATCCCGTGGCGGAGCAAGAAACGACGAGCTACCGACCCACTACGGCAATGATCGCTCTGTGCGCGGGCCGCGACGGTACCTGCCTCTGGCCCGGTTGCTCTAAGCCAGCACAGCGTTGTCAGCTCGACCACCGGATCCCATTCGATGAAGGTGGGCGAACAACCCCGAGCAACCTGTTCAGCTTGTGTCAGCACCATCACAACGTAAAAACCGATCGACGGGCGCACTACATTGTGGATCCTGAAACTCGTGAGGTGGTCTGGCTTTTCGACGATGGGACGTACGCGCTCACTCACCTCGAAGGCTTCATCGGTGACCAATTAACTCCGCGTAACCCTAGATGGCGACGTTCCTTGGACGACATCAAGGTTTCAAGGCGGCATGCAGCCCAATTCTTTGCAAAAGCTCACACGATCGCCGATCAGATTGACGATGCCTACGATGCCGGCGAAGACCCAGCAGAACTATTCGCTCAGCTCCGCGATCTTGAGGAGGAGTATGGAATCGCATTTGACATCCAACTTGTCCGACCACCGTTCTAA
- a CDS encoding DUF5129 domain-containing protein yields the protein MVNARHIGVIAAVTALSGLIGGGVGYATNDVPPIESFQMQTTSITDVEIWDPDDVLTSEDEARMLRDAQRIQAPETVTKLRYLVFATNREKVNDSVEEYLRDNHPDLIGEKKFADGLLLVGVGLQPRQAFVFAGPDVAAELDLKDGSDHLRASTDAMKEGVKAGNIPAGLFKSARTATDVETVSQLRHDAAAEERSDATSAGGIGAGLAGLGASTGAVALSERRRRKIDQARDDYDRITGEYTRLAGRLDELDIRANSIASSFADHELRDQWNDVRNRFFKLHEFVNGAGGIGEIDVNDDKSFLAKAKQLATARETVDQAFYAEENIDRLFEIERGDPGARRADLTKLIEDVSSARHQVRDRQLRGDLTHLEGRIRQLDANPSSPTFLDDFVRILYDYRTIMAEVKRREFSDVKEYEALHQPRLYDHGFFYGGVITYSQMDSWHATNVSIHEERTSSSSDSSGSSFDSSFSSGFSGDGGSSSF from the coding sequence ATGGTGAACGCACGGCACATCGGAGTCATCGCAGCTGTCACGGCACTGTCCGGCCTTATAGGTGGCGGCGTTGGCTACGCCACGAATGACGTCCCGCCGATTGAATCATTCCAGATGCAAACAACGTCCATCACGGACGTGGAAATCTGGGATCCGGACGACGTTCTGACCAGCGAAGACGAGGCCCGCATGCTTCGCGACGCCCAGCGGATCCAGGCGCCAGAGACCGTAACCAAGCTGCGCTACCTCGTCTTTGCAACGAACCGTGAGAAGGTCAACGACTCTGTCGAAGAGTACTTGCGCGACAACCACCCTGATCTCATCGGCGAGAAAAAGTTTGCTGACGGGCTCCTGCTGGTAGGCGTGGGTTTGCAGCCGCGACAGGCTTTCGTATTTGCCGGACCTGATGTTGCTGCTGAGTTGGACTTAAAAGACGGCAGCGACCACCTCCGCGCTTCCACCGATGCGATGAAAGAGGGCGTCAAAGCTGGCAACATTCCCGCCGGCCTCTTCAAGAGTGCCCGTACCGCAACCGACGTCGAAACCGTAAGCCAGTTGCGCCACGACGCCGCCGCCGAGGAGCGTTCTGACGCGACATCGGCCGGCGGTATCGGCGCGGGTCTTGCAGGTTTGGGTGCTTCTACCGGTGCCGTTGCGTTGTCCGAACGCCGCCGTCGCAAAATTGATCAAGCCCGCGACGATTACGACCGCATCACTGGCGAGTACACGCGCCTTGCCGGGCGTCTCGACGAATTGGATATCCGCGCCAATTCCATCGCCTCGAGCTTCGCCGATCACGAACTGCGCGACCAATGGAATGACGTACGCAACCGTTTCTTTAAACTCCACGAGTTTGTCAATGGTGCCGGCGGGATCGGGGAAATTGACGTCAACGACGACAAGTCGTTCCTGGCCAAGGCAAAACAATTAGCGACTGCGCGTGAGACCGTTGACCAGGCATTTTACGCGGAGGAAAACATTGACCGCCTCTTTGAGATCGAACGCGGCGATCCCGGCGCCCGCCGTGCGGATTTGACCAAGCTCATCGAGGACGTTTCTTCCGCCCGCCACCAAGTCCGCGACCGCCAGCTTCGTGGCGACCTCACCCACCTAGAAGGCCGCATCCGCCAGCTCGACGCGAACCCCTCCTCCCCCACCTTCCTCGACGACTTTGTGCGCATCCTGTACGACTACCGCACAATCATGGCGGAAGTGAAGCGCCGCGAGTTCTCCGACGTCAAGGAGTACGAGGCACTCCACCAGCCACGCCTCTACGACCACGGATTCTTCTACGGCGGCGTGATCACCTACTCGCAAATGGACTCCTGGCACGCCACCAATGTGTCTATCCACGAGGAGCGCACCTCCTCCAGCTCTGACTCCAGCGGTTCGAGCTTCGACTCAAGCTTCTCCTCCGGATTCTCCGGCGACGGTGGCAGCTCAAGCTTCTAA
- a CDS encoding dicarboxylate/amino acid:cation symporter — MSSKSVLKSLLFWIVVAIAAGIACSFFFPTWLARVFVTFNGIFFGFLGFFVPVLIFALITPAIAGLGKGAGKWLGITAGIAYGSTIVSGLIAWGVSAALYPSLLGNQTLITAVDDIDEGALSPYFEIEMEPPFAVLTGLLLAFCVGVAMTSVQSATMHKFFEEFESVIMKVVSSFIIPLLPVAIFGMFLSLGMNDNLGSTMAAFGKVLVLAIVMTILLIIVQYLIAGAIAGVNPFVALKNMLPAYFTALGTSSSAATIPVTLRSTLTNKVDENVAGFVVPLCATIHLSGSMMKIGLYTFAIIFMSNMDVSPALTLGFILMLGIMMIAAPGVPGGAIMAATGLLASMLGFDDNMVGLMIAAYIVIDSFGTAANVTGDGAIALVVNRFASGKLEGVHAAEEDRR, encoded by the coding sequence ATGTCCTCAAAATCAGTTCTTAAATCCCTGTTGTTCTGGATCGTTGTAGCGATCGCCGCAGGTATTGCGTGCAGCTTCTTCTTCCCCACCTGGCTCGCGCGCGTGTTTGTCACTTTCAATGGCATCTTCTTCGGTTTCCTGGGCTTCTTCGTGCCCGTCTTGATCTTCGCCCTGATCACGCCCGCTATCGCTGGCCTCGGCAAGGGCGCGGGCAAGTGGCTGGGGATCACCGCCGGTATTGCGTACGGCTCAACGATCGTCTCCGGGCTCATCGCGTGGGGCGTCTCCGCTGCGCTCTACCCTTCGCTTCTGGGTAACCAGACCCTCATCACCGCGGTGGATGATATCGACGAGGGAGCCCTAAGCCCCTACTTTGAAATTGAGATGGAGCCCCCGTTCGCGGTGCTCACCGGCCTGCTGCTGGCCTTCTGCGTTGGTGTGGCCATGACCAGCGTGCAATCCGCCACGATGCACAAGTTCTTCGAGGAATTCGAGAGCGTGATCATGAAGGTCGTCAGTTCGTTCATCATCCCGCTGCTGCCGGTAGCCATCTTCGGCATGTTCCTCTCCCTGGGCATGAACGACAACCTGGGCTCCACCATGGCGGCCTTCGGCAAGGTCTTGGTCCTGGCAATCGTCATGACCATCTTGCTCATCATCGTGCAGTACCTGATCGCCGGCGCTATCGCGGGCGTCAACCCGTTCGTCGCACTGAAGAACATGCTCCCGGCCTACTTCACCGCGCTGGGCACGTCCTCGTCCGCAGCAACGATTCCGGTCACATTGCGCTCCACCCTCACCAACAAGGTGGATGAAAACGTTGCCGGCTTCGTCGTTCCGCTGTGCGCGACGATCCACCTCTCCGGTTCCATGATGAAGATCGGGCTCTACACGTTCGCGATTATCTTCATGTCCAACATGGACGTCTCCCCCGCGCTGACCCTCGGCTTCATCCTCATGCTCGGCATCATGATGATCGCCGCTCCGGGCGTTCCCGGCGGCGCCATCATGGCCGCGACGGGCCTCTTGGCCTCCATGCTTGGTTTCGACGACAACATGGTCGGCCTCATGATCGCCGCCTACATCGTCATTGACTCCTTCGGCACCGCGGCCAACGTCACGGGCGACGGCGCTATCGCCCTCGTGGTGAACCGCTTCGCCTCCGGCAAGCTTGAGGGTGTTCACGCCGCGGAAGAGGACCGTCGATAA
- a CDS encoding SdpI family protein, with product MTVNVVLGILFLIVALVLLAGGAAMVTQKFPGNKYVGLQVPEARESKEIWDAAHKVTGFFVILASLAMAFAASFAFIAQGWVWVFPAVAVVAALASISVGANQGARTARILRANEKAQEQPSSKVDIAALREAANRADSRGNN from the coding sequence ATGACCGTAAACGTGGTACTAGGCATTCTCTTCCTCATCGTGGCACTCGTGTTGCTCGCCGGTGGGGCTGCGATGGTAACGCAGAAGTTCCCGGGTAATAAATACGTGGGTTTACAGGTCCCGGAGGCGCGAGAGTCCAAGGAAATCTGGGACGCCGCGCATAAGGTGACTGGGTTCTTCGTGATCTTGGCCTCGCTGGCTATGGCGTTTGCAGCGTCGTTTGCCTTTATTGCGCAGGGGTGGGTGTGGGTGTTCCCCGCGGTCGCGGTCGTTGCGGCGTTGGCTTCTATCAGTGTCGGCGCGAATCAGGGTGCGCGCACCGCCCGGATTCTCAGGGCTAATGAGAAGGCGCAGGAGCAGCCGTCTTCTAAGGTAGACATTGCTGCGCTGCGTGAAGCGGCGAACCGCGCGGACTCGCGTGGCAACAACTAG
- a CDS encoding anthranilate synthase component 1: MSDLVGALDAQVVEVQVRYHADASRLFEILGGTAATDVVLLESADITTRSGLHSLAVLESSVRVTCDDDAVTVEPLTVSGDAIAQRLRQQLGGFEGEEGTFVFPRSTAADERERLLAPSNVAPLRALAFDAGYEDPQGDLPMVAGGFAFDFLATFEDLPPVGAGPNTYPDYQFVAAEIVLLIDHESQTAKLKGVDIAGGDVKSRMRELATLIDEARTEHAPSARGVSSSSNVLVAHADLDDEAYRADVSKLMDDIYNGDIYQVVPARAFSCECPDAFAAYKALRDSNPSPYMFYVRGLDVDGTPYELFGASPESSLKFEAATREVQLYPIAGTRPRGLNADGSINHELDTRMELQLRTDSKEVAEHTMLVDLARNDMARVAVPGTRRVRDLLQVDRYSRVMHLVSRVTATLDEELDALDAYRACMNMGTLTGAPKLRATELLREREGARRGSYGGAVGYLKGNGDMDTCIVIRSAYVSGGTACVQAGAGVVRDSNPQSEADETLHKAYAVLSAIAHAAGARLEVDA, from the coding sequence ATGAGTGACTTAGTAGGCGCGCTCGACGCGCAGGTTGTGGAAGTGCAGGTGCGCTACCACGCGGATGCGTCGCGCCTGTTTGAGATCCTTGGGGGCACGGCGGCCACAGATGTCGTGCTGTTGGAGTCGGCCGATATCACTACGCGTTCGGGGTTGCACTCCTTGGCGGTGCTGGAATCGTCGGTACGCGTGACCTGCGATGATGATGCGGTGACGGTGGAGCCCTTGACGGTGTCGGGGGACGCGATTGCCCAGAGGCTGCGCCAGCAGCTTGGGGGTTTTGAAGGGGAGGAGGGCACCTTTGTGTTCCCTCGGTCGACGGCCGCGGATGAGCGCGAGAGGCTTTTGGCGCCGAGTAACGTCGCGCCGCTTCGTGCGCTCGCGTTCGACGCTGGGTATGAGGATCCACAGGGGGATCTCCCCATGGTCGCTGGCGGGTTTGCCTTTGATTTTCTGGCTACGTTCGAAGATCTCCCGCCCGTGGGCGCTGGGCCGAACACGTACCCCGACTACCAGTTCGTTGCCGCGGAAATCGTCCTGCTCATCGACCACGAATCCCAGACGGCAAAGCTCAAGGGCGTTGATATCGCCGGCGGGGATGTGAAGAGTCGGATGAGGGAGCTTGCCACGCTTATCGACGAAGCGCGGACGGAGCACGCTCCGTCCGCGCGTGGGGTGTCGTCGTCAAGCAATGTGCTCGTCGCACACGCCGACTTAGATGATGAGGCGTACCGTGCGGACGTGAGCAAGCTGATGGACGACATCTATAACGGCGATATCTATCAGGTCGTGCCGGCGCGGGCGTTTAGCTGTGAGTGTCCGGATGCGTTCGCGGCGTACAAGGCACTGAGGGATTCGAACCCTTCGCCGTACATGTTTTACGTGCGCGGATTGGATGTGGATGGCACACCATACGAGCTTTTTGGGGCGTCTCCGGAGTCGAGTTTGAAATTTGAGGCCGCAACGCGTGAGGTGCAGCTGTACCCGATTGCCGGGACGCGGCCGCGTGGGCTCAACGCGGATGGCTCCATTAACCATGAGCTGGATACCCGCATGGAACTGCAGTTGCGCACCGACTCGAAGGAGGTCGCGGAGCACACGATGCTGGTTGACTTGGCGCGCAACGACATGGCGCGCGTCGCCGTTCCGGGCACGAGGCGGGTGCGGGACCTGCTGCAGGTGGATCGGTACTCGCGCGTGATGCACCTGGTGTCCCGCGTGACGGCGACGTTGGATGAGGAACTCGACGCCCTTGATGCCTACCGCGCGTGCATGAACATGGGTACGCTCACGGGCGCGCCGAAGCTGCGGGCCACGGAGCTGCTGCGCGAGCGCGAAGGTGCCCGGCGCGGGTCCTACGGTGGGGCAGTGGGGTACCTCAAGGGCAACGGCGACATGGACACGTGCATCGTGATTCGTTCCGCGTACGTCAGCGGGGGAACCGCGTGCGTGCAGGCCGGTGCGGGCGTGGTGCGTGATTCGAACCCGCAGTCGGAGGCGGATGAGACTTTGCACAAGGCGTACGCGGTCCTAAGCGCCATCGCGCACGCGGCGGGAGCACGCTTGGAGGTAGACGCATGA
- a CDS encoding glutamine amidotransferase-related protein, with protein MSRIVLLDNQDSFVYNLVDALSTLADHEFTVYRNTVPAQTIIDSAPDLVILSPGPGYPADAGCMMELIAAAQGRIPLLGICLGFQALVEHFGGAVTPCGPVHGESIGMTLTDEGLASPIFEGLAIDGGPEFDSPGVTVPVARYHSLGTVDVPEELVPLARTKAATGNVVMAAQSRDGMSIGLQYHPESILTPAGPIMLERCVYALIQNNTQKNNTQRSPRG; from the coding sequence ATGAGCCGGATTGTGTTGCTAGATAACCAAGATTCTTTTGTCTACAACCTCGTGGACGCGCTGAGTACGTTGGCGGACCATGAGTTCACGGTGTACCGGAATACCGTGCCCGCGCAGACCATCATCGACTCCGCTCCGGACCTGGTGATCCTTTCACCCGGCCCGGGTTACCCGGCGGACGCTGGCTGCATGATGGAACTCATTGCCGCCGCGCAGGGCCGCATTCCGCTGTTGGGAATCTGTCTTGGTTTCCAGGCGCTCGTGGAGCACTTCGGCGGGGCAGTGACGCCGTGCGGTCCGGTTCACGGTGAGTCGATCGGGATGACGTTGACGGACGAGGGGCTGGCCAGCCCGATCTTTGAGGGTCTGGCTATTGATGGCGGGCCGGAGTTTGATTCCCCGGGCGTGACCGTCCCGGTTGCGCGGTATCACTCACTGGGAACCGTCGATGTCCCAGAGGAACTGGTTCCGCTGGCGCGCACAAAGGCCGCGACGGGCAACGTGGTGATGGCTGCGCAATCGCGCGACGGGATGTCCATTGGCCTGCAGTACCACCCCGAATCCATCCTGACCCCCGCCGGACCAATCATGCTGGAACGGTGCGTGTATGCGCTGATACAGAACAACACCCAAAAGAACAACACCCAAAGGAGCCCTCGTGGCTAG
- the trpD gene encoding anthranilate phosphoribosyltransferase encodes MASESSLTILKAFLDNKEPSLEEAVEAFTPLTIGDYDDVHIAALLATVRTRGETFADIAGAAKAFLAAGRPFPITGAGIMDTAGTGGDGKNTINITTAASLAAAAGGVKMIKCGNRSVSSKSGSADVLEALNIPLDLDPDRAVRQFEASNFTFLFAPAYNPAIAHVQPVRKALGVPTLFNTLGPLLSPGRPETQIMGIAKPELGQTIAETMRELGRTRAMVVHGAGTDEIAVHGDTLIWELDSAGNIEHYTLTPEDFGVSRHSLDDLAGGNGTENAAAMRATFNGEGPVAHRDAIAATTGTIFYLYGLADSVREGTEKATQMLVDGEVRDWLATHEGADYSV; translated from the coding sequence GTGGCTAGTGAATCTTCGCTCACCATTTTGAAAGCCTTCCTGGACAACAAAGAGCCCTCCCTGGAAGAGGCCGTTGAGGCCTTCACGCCGCTGACCATCGGTGATTATGATGATGTCCACATTGCGGCCTTGCTGGCCACGGTGCGCACGCGCGGGGAGACCTTCGCTGATATTGCCGGCGCCGCGAAGGCGTTTCTGGCTGCGGGTCGACCGTTCCCGATCACGGGTGCGGGAATTATGGATACGGCGGGGACCGGCGGGGATGGTAAGAACACGATCAACATCACTACGGCGGCATCGCTGGCCGCGGCCGCTGGTGGGGTGAAGATGATTAAGTGCGGAAACCGCTCGGTGTCGTCCAAGTCCGGTTCCGCGGATGTGCTGGAGGCCCTGAACATTCCACTGGACTTGGATCCGGACCGCGCGGTGCGCCAGTTTGAGGCTTCCAATTTCACGTTCTTGTTCGCGCCCGCCTACAACCCGGCGATTGCCCACGTCCAGCCGGTGCGCAAGGCGCTGGGCGTTCCCACGCTGTTCAACACGCTCGGCCCGCTGCTGTCGCCTGGCCGCCCGGAGACCCAGATCATGGGCATCGCCAAGCCGGAACTGGGCCAGACGATTGCGGAAACCATGCGCGAGCTTGGTCGCACGCGCGCGATGGTGGTCCACGGCGCGGGCACCGATGAGATCGCGGTCCACGGTGACACCTTGATCTGGGAGCTGGATTCAGCTGGAAACATCGAGCACTACACGCTCACGCCGGAAGATTTCGGAGTCAGTCGCCACAGCCTGGATGATCTAGCTGGCGGCAACGGCACGGAAAACGCCGCTGCGATGCGCGCGACCTTCAACGGTGAGGGCCCGGTGGCGCACCGTGACGCGATCGCCGCGACTACGGGCACCATCTTCTACCTCTATGGCCTCGCTGATTCTGTGCGCGAAGGCACGGAGAAAGCAACGCAGATGCTTGTCGACGGTGAGGTGCGCGACTGGCTCGCCACCCACGAAGGGGCCGACTACAGTGTCTAA
- the trpCF gene encoding bifunctional indole-3-glycerol-phosphate synthase TrpC/phosphoribosylanthranilate isomerase TrpF: protein MSKLPTVLEGIVTARRGHLEDIRKRIAHVDVDGLPRSTRSLYDNLARPGHQYIMECKASSPSLGTIREHYEPGELASVYSRYAAGISVLCEPERFSGDYDHLATVASVTHLPVLCKDFIIDPVQIHAARYFGADAVLLMLSVLNDDEYSELAAEAERFGLDVLTEVIDEDEVARAERLGAKLFGVNHRNLHDLSIDLDRSARLAPLVPEGGLVISESGIRDAETIRQLGGHSDGFLVGSQLSGTPDVDWAARMLVYGPNKVCGLTTWSTAQAARAAGAVYGGLIFEENSPRNVSRETAREIIAKESGLHYVAVSRRTQGWGELVAELPQLHAVQIHAPYQGSIEAERALVDNVRHELDAAGSNVALWRAVSMTQPDGVEVAGELVGRVDKLVLDSGDGGSGERFDWDLVPESVKQHALLAGGINAENLRDALAVGCAGVDLNSGVEYPATAGQWAGVKDAGAIRAAFETIGHFHY, encoded by the coding sequence GTGTCTAAACTTCCCACCGTGCTCGAGGGGATCGTCACCGCGCGCCGGGGTCATCTGGAAGATATTCGCAAGCGCATCGCGCACGTTGACGTTGATGGGCTGCCGCGATCCACCCGCTCTTTGTATGACAATCTGGCGCGCCCCGGCCACCAGTACATCATGGAGTGCAAGGCGTCCTCGCCGTCGCTAGGCACGATCCGCGAGCATTATGAGCCGGGTGAGTTGGCCAGCGTCTACTCGCGGTACGCGGCCGGGATCTCCGTTCTTTGTGAACCGGAACGTTTCTCCGGCGATTATGATCACTTGGCCACGGTCGCGTCTGTGACGCACCTGCCGGTGTTGTGCAAGGACTTCATCATTGACCCGGTCCAGATCCACGCCGCGCGTTACTTCGGCGCAGACGCCGTGCTGCTCATGCTGAGCGTGCTTAACGACGATGAGTACAGCGAGCTCGCCGCCGAAGCCGAGCGTTTCGGTCTTGATGTTTTGACCGAAGTGATTGATGAAGATGAGGTTGCGCGGGCGGAACGCCTCGGCGCGAAGTTGTTCGGTGTGAACCACCGCAACTTGCATGACTTGAGCATTGACCTTGACCGATCTGCCCGCTTGGCCCCTCTCGTGCCGGAGGGCGGACTGGTGATCTCGGAATCCGGGATCCGCGATGCGGAGACCATCCGGCAGCTCGGCGGCCACTCCGATGGGTTCTTGGTTGGTTCCCAACTTTCTGGCACCCCGGACGTGGACTGGGCAGCGCGCATGCTGGTCTACGGACCGAACAAGGTGTGCGGGCTCACCACCTGGTCCACTGCGCAGGCCGCACGTGCCGCGGGTGCGGTCTACGGTGGCCTCATCTTTGAGGAGAACAGCCCCCGCAATGTTTCACGTGAAACGGCGCGAGAAATCATCGCGAAGGAGTCAGGTCTCCACTACGTCGCGGTCTCACGGCGAACCCAGGGGTGGGGCGAACTGGTTGCGGAACTGCCGCAGCTCCACGCTGTCCAGATTCACGCGCCCTACCAGGGAAGTATCGAGGCCGAGCGCGCACTCGTCGACAACGTGCGGCATGAACTAGATGCCGCAGGATCGAATGTTGCGCTGTGGCGTGCCGTGTCTATGACTCAGCCGGATGGCGTGGAGGTGGCCGGGGAGCTCGTTGGCCGCGTCGATAAGCTTGTGCTTGATTCTGGCGACGGCGGCTCGGGCGAACGCTTCGACTGGGACCTGGTGCCTGAGTCGGTGAAGCAGCACGCGCTGTTAGCCGGTGGTATTAACGCTGAGAATCTCCGCGACGCGTTGGCGGTGGGGTGCGCGGGCGTTGACCTCAACTCCGGTGTGGAGTATCCCGCCACTGCTGGTCAGTGGGCGGGCGTGAAAGACGCCGGCGCGATACGGGCGGCCTTTGAAACAATCGGGCACTTTCACTACTAG